In Chitinivibrionales bacterium, the following proteins share a genomic window:
- the hrpA gene encoding ATP-dependent RNA helicase HrpA, with product MRSDASQPAARVFFRDLSRHAMNFSFAATLPIYEKKDEIIRALRSSPVVIVAGETGSGKTTQLPFLCLEAGYGQKGKIGITQPRRLAATSVAAFAASQASCALGTFVGYKVRFNDRDSAETKIKFMTDGILLRELQTDRFLNSYDVVVIDEAHERSLNIDFLLGYFKMLLPRRPGLRLVISSATINTALFSKAFDNAPVITVSGRLFPVETIYLPDKTDDESDASFINAAADAVDMILREPDQGDILVFMPTERDILETKDLLQGRLGGGLVVPLFGRMPLADQTSVFRKIDKQKIVVATNIAETSITVPGIRYVVDTGLARVKRFDPSMGITRLPVEPVSQASAAQRAGRCGRVRDGVCVRLYSEQDLLSRPQFTMPEIQRANLGQVILSMASLRLGKIEDFPFLEPPARQAVSHGYSSLIELGALDEKRNLTDAGRSMARFPLDPALSRMIIEAHRRHCIPEITVIASALCIQDMRVRPSDKKDAADAAHAQCTDPMSDFLFYLKLWNTCGFDRREKKSFGQLKKFCKENFLSFVRMREWQDIHKQLLGVVTKKEGVLERSPAVTYEQIHCCITAGFISHIGNKNEDGSYHIAKARKAFVFPGSALFKKKPDWIVSAELVETSRLYSRTCASIDPLWLEAVAPHLCNRRYSEPFFDEETGGVKAKETVSLFGLVIVAGRTVGYGRINPKEAAEVFIREGLVAGKLRTHHGFFQHNQKLCNSISDVEKKLRTRGIYAGDESVYSFYSSRLDNITSVHELNAVVNKNGSDGFLYMKESDVLKGAMTARAALFPDSVVIGAAAFPITYEFDPSSELDGATAHVPSSEFSYVNDTVFDWIVPGLFAPRIQYLLGNLPKSIKKLLEPVPETAQKIASSLVFCGQDFIAAVCDAIKKLNGITLDPSSLPIHDLPPHLMVKIAVKKGAGATASNGNSALWHQFIGKWERKNIFSWDFGDLPDIMEVIPSKIGFPVFGFKGLAEKCGAVECLVFTSREERANYHPDGVKKLLEISVEKELAWFEKEIKVEKNLELQLSLDKKKDVKDILLNLLKNHCFGKESLSVWKKSDFEKMAARVKREIAAGGDKLISSIQHFGREYPGLQSMMKNSLKKYPSKGHVKIAGELARELIRFLELLSTGSADYTLVINFPRYLRGFSYRIQRTFSDIGKYLPKHKTALDYTERADSYLQQASPSSSEHQKGILEFALMVEEFKISLFAQQEVKTLFPVSQKRLDEKLEKLTGCAIKKD from the coding sequence GTGCGGTCGGACGCATCGCAGCCCGCCGCGCGTGTTTTTTTCCGCGACCTTTCCAGGCATGCCATGAATTTTTCTTTTGCAGCAACCCTGCCGATTTACGAGAAGAAGGACGAAATAATCCGCGCCTTGAGGTCATCACCGGTCGTTATTGTCGCCGGCGAAACCGGTTCCGGAAAAACCACGCAGCTCCCCTTTTTGTGCCTTGAAGCAGGATATGGACAAAAAGGAAAAATAGGCATAACCCAGCCGCGCAGGCTTGCGGCGACTTCGGTGGCCGCCTTTGCGGCCTCGCAGGCCTCTTGCGCGTTGGGAACTTTTGTGGGATACAAGGTGCGCTTCAACGATCGTGATTCGGCGGAAACGAAAATAAAATTCATGACCGACGGCATTCTCCTGCGCGAGCTTCAAACCGACAGGTTTCTCAACAGCTACGACGTCGTCGTCATCGACGAGGCGCACGAGCGCAGCCTCAACATCGATTTTCTTCTAGGTTATTTCAAGATGCTTTTGCCGCGGCGGCCCGGGCTCCGGCTGGTCATCTCATCGGCGACCATCAATACCGCCCTGTTTTCAAAGGCCTTTGACAATGCACCGGTCATTACGGTATCCGGAAGGCTTTTTCCCGTGGAAACAATTTACCTTCCGGACAAGACGGACGACGAAAGCGATGCCTCATTTATCAATGCTGCCGCTGATGCGGTTGACATGATTCTCCGGGAGCCTGATCAAGGCGACATCCTCGTCTTCATGCCCACCGAGCGTGACATTCTTGAAACCAAGGACCTTCTGCAGGGGCGGCTCGGCGGCGGCCTCGTGGTTCCGCTTTTCGGACGAATGCCGCTGGCCGACCAAACCTCGGTATTTAGAAAAATTGACAAACAAAAAATTGTGGTGGCCACGAACATCGCGGAAACGTCCATCACGGTACCCGGCATCCGGTACGTTGTTGACACGGGTCTCGCACGCGTCAAGCGATTTGACCCTTCCATGGGCATTACGCGCCTGCCGGTCGAGCCGGTGTCGCAGGCGAGCGCGGCCCAGCGCGCGGGCAGGTGCGGCCGTGTGCGGGACGGCGTGTGCGTGCGCCTGTATTCGGAGCAGGACCTGCTCTCGCGGCCCCAATTCACCATGCCCGAAATCCAGCGCGCCAACCTCGGGCAGGTCATTCTTTCCATGGCATCGTTGCGCCTCGGCAAAATTGAAGATTTTCCGTTTCTCGAACCGCCGGCGCGCCAGGCTGTCTCGCACGGGTATTCATCGCTTATAGAACTCGGCGCACTTGATGAAAAAAGAAATCTCACGGACGCCGGGCGGAGCATGGCCCGCTTTCCGCTCGATCCCGCGCTGTCGCGCATGATCATCGAGGCGCATCGCCGGCACTGCATCCCCGAAATAACCGTGATCGCTTCGGCGCTGTGCATCCAGGACATGCGCGTGCGGCCGTCGGACAAAAAAGACGCGGCCGACGCGGCGCACGCTCAATGCACCGATCCCATGTCTGATTTTCTTTTCTATCTCAAATTATGGAATACGTGCGGATTTGACCGGCGTGAAAAAAAATCTTTTGGGCAGCTGAAAAAATTCTGCAAGGAAAATTTTCTTTCATTTGTCCGCATGCGCGAATGGCAGGACATTCATAAGCAGCTCCTGGGCGTGGTGACAAAAAAAGAAGGTGTCCTTGAAAGATCTCCAGCAGTCACCTATGAGCAGATCCACTGCTGCATCACGGCGGGGTTTATTTCGCATATCGGCAATAAAAACGAGGACGGCAGTTATCATATCGCAAAAGCGCGAAAGGCGTTCGTCTTTCCCGGTTCAGCGCTGTTCAAGAAAAAACCGGATTGGATCGTCTCCGCGGAACTTGTCGAAACCTCGCGGCTGTACTCACGCACGTGCGCGTCCATTGATCCCTTGTGGCTCGAGGCGGTTGCACCGCATCTGTGCAACCGCAGGTACAGCGAGCCGTTTTTTGACGAGGAGACCGGCGGCGTCAAGGCAAAGGAAACGGTGAGCCTTTTCGGCCTTGTCATTGTTGCCGGAAGGACCGTTGGATACGGCAGGATTAATCCCAAGGAGGCGGCGGAAGTGTTCATTCGCGAAGGCCTGGTTGCGGGAAAGCTGCGCACCCATCATGGATTTTTTCAACATAACCAGAAACTTTGCAATAGCATCAGCGACGTCGAGAAGAAGCTCCGCACCCGAGGGATTTATGCGGGCGATGAATCGGTATATTCGTTTTATTCCAGCCGCCTCGACAATATCACCTCCGTCCATGAATTGAACGCGGTCGTTAATAAAAACGGCTCGGACGGATTTCTTTACATGAAAGAATCAGACGTTCTGAAGGGAGCCATGACCGCGCGAGCGGCGCTTTTTCCCGACAGCGTCGTCATCGGCGCGGCTGCCTTTCCCATTACCTACGAATTCGATCCCTCCTCGGAACTTGACGGCGCCACGGCGCATGTTCCGTCATCGGAATTCTCCTATGTCAACGACACCGTGTTTGACTGGATCGTCCCCGGCTTGTTCGCGCCTCGAATCCAATATCTCCTCGGGAATCTTCCAAAATCCATAAAAAAATTGCTGGAACCTGTTCCGGAAACCGCTCAGAAAATCGCCTCATCGCTTGTTTTCTGCGGTCAGGATTTTATTGCGGCCGTCTGTGATGCGATAAAAAAATTAAATGGAATCACGCTTGATCCTTCATCCCTCCCCATCCATGACCTTCCGCCGCATCTAATGGTCAAGATCGCGGTTAAAAAAGGCGCCGGAGCAACGGCAAGCAACGGTAATTCCGCGTTGTGGCATCAGTTTATTGGCAAATGGGAAAGAAAAAACATATTTTCGTGGGATTTTGGGGATTTGCCCGATATCATGGAGGTCATTCCCTCAAAAATCGGTTTCCCCGTTTTCGGGTTCAAAGGGCTCGCGGAAAAATGCGGCGCCGTGGAATGCCTCGTTTTTACCTCAAGAGAAGAGCGGGCAAACTATCATCCGGACGGTGTGAAAAAGCTGCTCGAAATTTCGGTTGAAAAAGAACTTGCCTGGTTTGAAAAAGAAATTAAAGTTGAGAAAAACCTGGAGCTGCAGCTTTCCCTTGATAAAAAAAAGGATGTAAAAGATATCTTGCTCAATCTTCTTAAAAACCATTGCTTCGGAAAAGAATCACTTTCCGTCTGGAAAAAATCGGATTTTGAAAAAATGGCAGCGAGGGTGAAAAGGGAAATCGCTGCGGGCGGGGACAAACTCATTTCCAGCATTCAACATTTCGGCCGGGAATATCCAGGTTTGCAATCCATGATGAAAAACAGCCTGAAAAAATATCCCTCAAAAGGCCATGTAAAAATCGCCGGAGAGCTGGCGAGGGAGCTAATAAGATTTTTAGAGTTGTTATCAACCGGTTCGGCGGATTATACTCTGGTGATCAATTTTCCAAGATATCTCAGGGGATTTTCATATAGAATTCAGCGGACGTTTTCCGATATCGGAAAGTATCTTCCGAAACACAAAACGGCGCTGGATTATACGGAAAGGGCAGACTCGTATCTGCAACAGGCATCGCCCTCTTCATCAGAACATCAAAAAGGCATTCTGGAATTCGCGTTAATGGTTGAAGAATTCAAAATTTCCCTTTTTGCCCAGCAGGAAGTCAAAACGCTTTTTCCTGTCTCCCAGAAGCGTCTTGATGAAAAGTTGGAGAAATTGACCGGTTGTGCCATTAAAAAGGATTAA
- a CDS encoding response regulator: MNRRLEVVVVDDEEQITELLKTFIQCITQEIRVHTFNDSVDARAYIAKNPVDLLITDYKMPRYDGLQLMESTPSAVRKIMISGYVSEIAEEKLQKLNATFFEKPVPLRALAKIISEQQERIKHSS; this comes from the coding sequence ATGAACCGCAGGCTGGAAGTCGTCGTTGTTGACGATGAGGAACAAATCACCGAGCTCCTGAAGACCTTTATCCAATGCATCACGCAGGAAATTCGGGTTCATACCTTCAACGACTCCGTTGACGCGCGGGCATATATCGCCAAAAACCCGGTTGACCTGCTCATCACCGACTACAAGATGCCCCGGTACGACGGGCTCCAGCTTATGGAGTCCACCCCCTCTGCCGTGAGAAAGATCATGATCTCCGGATATGTTTCGGAAATTGCCGAAGAAAAGCTGCAGAAACTCAACGCCACCTTTTTCGAAAAACCCGTTCCCCTGCGCGCGCTTGCGAAAATCATTTCGGAGCAGCAGGAGAGAATCAAGCACTCTTCTTAG
- a CDS encoding TaqI-like C-terminal specificity domain-containing protein has product MSCPPVIQSLLSRFTSNQESYSASTYNETQLRQEFLNPFFEALGWDVPNKQGFAEAYKEVIHEDAVKVGTATKAPDYSFRVGGTRKFFVEAKRPSVNIKDNIDPAFQLRRYAWSAKLPLSILTDFEEFAVYDCREKPNKNDKASVGRILYIRFEEYEKRWDEIASIFSKDAIQKGSFDKYAESARGKKGTSEVDDEFLEEISRWRELLARNIAINNPKLSQRELNFAVQRTIDRIVFLRICEARGIEHYGTLLELLNGENVYKRIRQNFQKADEIYNSGLFHFKDEKGRAEPPDTLTLSLHIDDKPLKDIIENLYYPESPYEFSVLPADILGQVYEQFLGKVIRLTAGHQAKVEDKPEVKKAGGVFYTPTYIVDYIVKNTVGKIVEGKTPKQIEKLKILDPACGSGSFLIQAYQFLADYHRDWYIKDGIEKNSKGKEPKLVQIRSGEWRLSTTERKKILLNNIHGVDIDSQAVEVTKLSLLLKVLEGENEQSLAQQMTMWHERALPDLENNIKCGNSLIGRDFYEGAQETMALDDTEDEERIKINAFDWDGKHGFQEIMSNGGFDVVIGNPPYGASFSDDELSYLINKFPIADKFPDSYCIFILEGLNLLKTNSIMSYIVPNTFCDLESCDEYRKSLLSNVTFVDLFQSGWAFKTAVVDTLVFILVKTPSKPNNKIKITVGQSSYLRTVNSFLKNDMIKIDYRNMETEKDFLLRVSKNTIPLGTLATVSAGVKMYEKGKGTPPQTEKTMTDRPFSRKDKCPKGWRALYRGEDVGRYELQHEGEYVNYGQWLAAPRSEELFNAPKILMRRTDYRLFSVTDNTSSICVNSCHVIKLKDNKSSLQSYQFLLGILNSKLLQRIFEIQNPQMVDKIFSEIKVIYVERLPIRPIDVSKASDQYLFNKIVSLVTSMLDFYKKFPHVKTDHEKTLLQRQMDAADQKIDELVYELYGLTKEEIRVVAETRETEWP; this is encoded by the coding sequence GTGAGTTGTCCTCCAGTAATTCAATCCTTATTATCTCGGTTTACCTCCAATCAAGAATCCTATTCCGCTTCCACCTACAACGAAACCCAACTCCGCCAAGAATTCCTTAACCCGTTCTTCGAAGCATTGGGTTGGGATGTACCCAATAAACAAGGATTTGCCGAAGCCTACAAAGAAGTAATCCATGAAGACGCTGTGAAGGTCGGCACCGCAACCAAAGCACCAGATTATTCTTTCCGTGTCGGTGGTACTCGAAAGTTTTTTGTCGAAGCCAAGAGACCATCTGTAAACATCAAGGACAATATTGACCCTGCTTTTCAGCTTCGGCGCTATGCATGGTCAGCTAAGCTACCGCTTTCAATTCTTACTGATTTTGAAGAATTCGCAGTTTACGATTGCCGTGAAAAACCGAACAAAAATGACAAGGCAAGTGTCGGACGTATACTGTACATTCGATTTGAAGAATATGAAAAACGTTGGGATGAGATTGCTTCAATATTTTCGAAAGATGCAATACAAAAAGGCTCTTTTGACAAATACGCAGAATCCGCTAGGGGCAAGAAAGGTACCTCTGAAGTAGATGATGAATTTCTTGAAGAAATCTCGCGGTGGCGTGAACTTCTGGCTCGGAATATTGCAATCAACAATCCGAAACTCAGCCAACGAGAACTAAATTTTGCCGTACAGAGGACAATTGACCGAATAGTATTCTTGCGGATATGCGAAGCTCGGGGTATCGAGCATTATGGTACACTCTTGGAGCTATTAAATGGCGAAAATGTTTACAAGCGCATCCGTCAGAACTTCCAAAAAGCGGACGAGATTTATAATTCAGGGCTTTTTCATTTCAAGGATGAAAAGGGCCGGGCTGAACCTCCAGATACGCTAACGCTTTCCCTCCACATCGATGATAAACCGCTAAAAGACATTATAGAAAACCTGTATTATCCCGAAAGTCCGTATGAGTTTTCAGTTCTCCCAGCCGATATTCTAGGGCAGGTGTATGAACAGTTCCTTGGAAAGGTCATCCGGCTAACTGCCGGACATCAGGCAAAAGTCGAGGACAAGCCAGAAGTGAAAAAGGCCGGTGGTGTGTTCTATACACCTACCTACATCGTCGATTACATCGTTAAGAATACAGTTGGGAAGATAGTTGAAGGAAAAACACCGAAACAGATTGAAAAACTAAAAATTCTCGATCCAGCTTGTGGTTCAGGTTCTTTTCTCATTCAGGCATATCAGTTTCTGGCGGATTATCATCGTGACTGGTACATCAAGGACGGGATCGAAAAGAATTCAAAAGGTAAAGAACCCAAGCTGGTGCAGATTCGTAGCGGCGAATGGCGGCTAAGCACGACAGAAAGAAAGAAAATTTTACTGAACAATATTCATGGTGTCGATATTGATTCTCAGGCTGTGGAAGTCACCAAGTTGTCGCTGCTCCTCAAGGTACTGGAAGGTGAAAACGAACAATCCCTGGCTCAGCAAATGACCATGTGGCATGAACGGGCATTGCCTGATCTGGAAAACAATATCAAGTGCGGAAATTCGCTGATTGGCAGAGATTTTTACGAAGGTGCACAAGAAACCATGGCCTTGGATGATACTGAAGATGAGGAACGGATAAAGATAAATGCGTTTGATTGGGATGGAAAACATGGGTTTCAAGAAATAATGAGCAATGGTGGATTTGATGTGGTAATAGGGAATCCACCGTATGGTGCATCATTTTCAGATGATGAATTGAGCTATTTAATTAATAAATTTCCAATCGCAGATAAGTTCCCAGATAGCTACTGTATTTTTATTCTTGAAGGCCTGAATTTATTAAAAACAAATAGTATAATGTCATATATCGTGCCAAACACTTTTTGTGATCTTGAGTCTTGTGATGAATATAGAAAATCACTGCTTTCTAATGTAACATTTGTCGACCTTTTTCAGTCAGGTTGGGCATTTAAAACCGCAGTAGTTGATACCTTGGTATTCATTCTTGTTAAAACTCCTTCCAAACCAAATAATAAGATTAAAATTACCGTAGGTCAAAGTAGTTATTTGCGCACAGTTAATTCTTTCCTAAAAAATGATATGATAAAAATTGATTATAGAAATATGGAAACTGAAAAAGACTTTTTATTACGTGTCAGTAAGAATACAATTCCACTAGGTACATTAGCAACTGTAAGTGCTGGTGTAAAAATGTATGAAAAGGGTAAAGGAACACCACCGCAAACAGAAAAGACAATGACTGATAGGCCTTTCTCTAGAAAAGATAAATGTCCTAAAGGCTGGCGAGCGCTATATAGAGGTGAGGATGTCGGCAGATATGAGCTCCAACACGAAGGCGAATATGTTAATTATGGCCAATGGTTGGCAGCACCACGTTCCGAGGAATTATTTAATGCTCCAAAAATATTAATGCGTAGAACGGACTATCGTCTTTTTTCTGTTACGGACAATACATCTTCAATCTGTGTTAATTCTTGTCATGTGATAAAACTAAAAGATAATAAATCCAGTCTTCAGTCATATCAATTCTTACTGGGTATTTTAAATTCAAAATTGTTACAGCGTATTTTTGAAATCCAAAATCCTCAAATGGTAGACAAAATATTTTCTGAAATAAAGGTAATTTATGTTGAGCGACTTCCCATCCGTCCAATTGATGTTTCCAAAGCATCTGACCAATATTTATTTAATAAAATAGTCTCTCTTGTCACTTCCATGCTCGATTTTTATAAAAAGTTTCCACATGTGAAGACCGACCATGAAAAGACTCTTCTTCAACGCCAGATGGATGCCGCAGATCAAAAAATAGATGAGCTAGTATATGAGCTGTACGGGCTAACGAAAGAAGAAATAAGGGTTGTGGCGGAAACAAGGGAGACGGAATGGCCATAG
- a CDS encoding SIR2 family protein: MAIELVPDLTKFPQFCGACREEKLIVFVGAGVSALWGCKRWKDMGVALIDSCYNLGFIDYWERETLANKYSSSPRRLITIAKSILGRYYTQELQKTIEPNRKDKLPNLFKNLYELNAIYVTTNIDKHFSGLFEKACIHFDPNKYVPSILKPKNIIHLHGVIDNEDSLVLTIDEYVGRYRDNDRHKQLLERIFLGDDQYCVLFVGYGADEMEIIDYMIEKYGSKLQRFINRLYILLPFFQNEEQLLRYEKMYFSQVNLEVIPYNINASGYDQLNEVIETWQKGFSDFALGKGFYQYNQLIERNL, from the coding sequence ATGGCCATAGAACTCGTCCCTGATCTAACCAAATTTCCACAGTTTTGTGGTGCCTGCAGGGAGGAGAAGTTAATCGTCTTTGTGGGTGCTGGAGTGTCAGCCCTTTGGGGATGTAAGAGATGGAAGGATATGGGTGTGGCCTTAATAGATTCCTGCTATAATCTGGGTTTTATAGATTACTGGGAACGCGAAACGCTTGCAAATAAGTATTCATCATCACCACGAAGACTAATCACAATCGCAAAAAGTATACTTGGCAGATATTACACACAAGAACTGCAAAAGACAATCGAGCCTAACCGGAAGGACAAGTTGCCAAATCTCTTCAAGAATCTATACGAGCTAAATGCAATCTACGTCACGACAAACATCGACAAACATTTTTCCGGCCTGTTCGAAAAGGCGTGCATCCATTTCGACCCCAACAAATATGTGCCGTCGATACTGAAGCCAAAAAACATAATCCACCTTCATGGAGTTATTGACAATGAAGATAGTTTAGTCTTGACCATTGACGAGTACGTTGGGAGGTACAGAGATAACGATCGCCACAAGCAGCTTTTGGAGCGTATATTCTTGGGCGACGATCAATATTGCGTCTTGTTTGTTGGATATGGGGCTGACGAGATGGAAATAATTGACTACATGATCGAGAAGTATGGTAGCAAATTGCAACGCTTCATCAATCGCTTATATATTTTGCTGCCATTCTTCCAAAATGAAGAACAGCTGTTGCGCTATGAAAAGATGTACTTCTCTCAAGTTAATTTAGAAGTGATACCTTACAACATCAATGCTAGTGGATACGATCAGCTGAATGAAGTTATTGAAACATGGCAAAAGGGATTCTCTGATTTCGCCTTGGGAAAAGGTTTCTACCAGTACAATCAACTTATCGAAAGAAACTTGTGA